AGAATGACTCAGAAAGGAGCTGTGTTTGAGCAGCTTTTAGGATCTTCTCTGAACTGTGCCATCCACCAATGGATTTTCAAGCATGGTAATAGTTTGCCTACGGGTAATGTGAATAAGATAAGAATTTGCATAATATGCCTGGGACAGTATgaagcaccgaggaggcaaagtcCACATAGCAGGACGACCTTTCAAAGGGATTAAAAGCACCGTGGATTGGAAACGGTACTATTTCGTAATGATTGTCTCCAGAGCATGTCAATCGATCCTCTTTGTTCTTGTCATTGTGATGGCAGGAGCAGAGGTGCAGGAAAACCTCTCTCCCAACTGTAAACAGTTCCTGTACATGGGCACGCTGCCTCGAGGGCTTCAGCAGCTGTCTTTTAAAAAGATTTGCCAGTTCTACGAGGGCAAACCACGATTCGTCACCCTGTTCGACACCTTCAGCCATATCCCCATTTATTCTGCGTACACCTTCAAGCGCTCAGACGGCTCCAAGAAGGTGGATGTGCCTTGGATGTATGAACCACAGGTAGGGGTTGAGTATTGGATTTGCTGTCTTAACCTGCTTTGAAAAAAGCATACAGTCCTATGTTTATGCTAAATACTTTAAATCTACTTTGAGTTTTTATTTAGTTCAATATTTATCTCCACAGCTCTCCACAGTGTCTGATTCACGTGAGATGCAGCCCTTCCCTTCAGAAAACCTTCACAAGAGCTTTGAGGATGCTCAGGCCGTGCTTGAAGACTACTCCAACAGTGTCATGTTTGAACGTGGTCAGCTGAATCCGGACGAGCACCAGGCCGAGATCCATGACAAAGCCTCCACCTACACGCTGACAAACGTGGTCCCTCAGGTCAGAGAGTTCAACATTGGCCCCTGGAAAGATCACCAGCACATGATTCGCAGGCGGCTCAACAACTACTGTCGTGGCACCGCATATATAGTCACCGGGGTCACGACCTCTGGGCACAGCATCCGCAGACACAACATCAACCGCCTGGGCATCCCCACCTACCTGTGGTCGGCATACTGCTGCATCGATTTTGACCACAATGCACCATTCTCCGAGCGCTCAAAGTTTCCTGTGTTTGCCGCTCACGGGCTCAACGACAGGGAGGATAACAAGGTCCAGGAGATGACGGTGCAGCAGCTGGAGAACTTCCTGAAGAAGGTTACCTATGTCGACAGCTCTTTCCAGATCTTCTATGACAACTGCGTGGCTCTCAATAGTGCCATGCCTTGAGAGAAGAAGATTGGTCCTTTTATATTTACGCAATTGTCTTTAAGATTCCAAATTCAGCCGTCAAATAGGAGTAAATATTGAATTACTTTATGCAGTTTTCTGGGGTAATTTAAACTTGATGCCCCCTTGTCTCAATTTCTTCCCCAATATATAATCTAGCATATATTTATTTGCTCTTTGGCAGCTTGTTTGCAGATTGAAATGTAAATCCCACCACTATTACACTGATCTTTTCTTATTTAACGTGGTCAAAGTGTAAAGAATATAACCCCAAAGGTCCTCTTACGAACTTTTCCGAGCACCATTTGCTGAGAAGGATGTGTTTGAAAGCTCTGAAAAGGTAGGCTACTAAGTGGACCTTTGAGCTTAGATTTGTCATTGTCCCCAAAGGTTCAAATTGGTCTTACATTAAAACATTGGTCGGagtaaaacatttgaaatgatgTTGTACTTGATGGTGCGTCAACTAGCTTGTGTTGCGAGTTCACTCACCATAAAAACCCTAGATGGTTGTACTCTTccttcactccatccttatCTGATGTTAATTTACTGACTGGGAACTACTCCAGCCTCTGAGGCCTTTTGTTCATCGCCGACAGATTAGACCAGGAGTTTTACATCCAGCCTCTTAACTGCAGCACTACTATACACCTTTTTAGTTACCAACAGAGAAACTCATGACCAACTGGTGTACAATCCACATTCTGACTTATCAATCTGTTATCCTCAACAAGACTATTCCCATCAAATAGTTTTACTTATCAATGAATAATAGGAATTAGTGTGTCACAATAGcaaacattaaaaaatgaaatgggctcagcttattttgttatttttgagGTACCTCCTTTTCTTTACATTTGGATTTCAAACTGTGCCATGAAATGTGAACTACAAAAGCTATATTGagtataaataaaataaggtGATAATTCTTGAGCTTTTTTGTGTTTATTACTTTTGGTTCAGATCTGGTCAAATCTCTTTTGCTACAGCCTGCCATAGATACTAAAAGCCAAAACACAACAATAAAATGATCCAAATGTCGAAGGGCAGACACAGCCCGAGGGTTAATATTATGGTTGTAACTGTATTTTGTTGGAGGGTAGCTGTATGTTGCCAGCTGGCAGGTCACTGAGCCAGATGGTCGGCTCCACTGTTTGACCAGCTGCAGACTGATAGAGTCCAACAAATATATTTCAAACCCTTAATTGGAAATACACTTAAAATGTATTGCCAGCAGAGGGAGACAGTGTTCATGTAATATGTGTgttttcaaatcataaatctattttttttatttatcctttatttatccaggaatgtcccattgagatacaagatctcttcttccagggagtcctgactaTCAATTAGATTTGTGATTAGAAAAGG
This region of Pseudochaenichthys georgianus chromosome 6, fPseGeo1.2, whole genome shotgun sequence genomic DNA includes:
- the LOC117448508 gene encoding endonuclease domain-containing 1 protein — encoded protein: MTQKGAVFEQLLGSSLNCAIHQWIFKHGAEVQENLSPNCKQFLYMGTLPRGLQQLSFKKICQFYEGKPRFVTLFDTFSHIPIYSAYTFKRSDGSKKVDVPWMYEPQLSTVSDSREMQPFPSENLHKSFEDAQAVLEDYSNSVMFERGQLNPDEHQAEIHDKASTYTLTNVVPQVREFNIGPWKDHQHMIRRRLNNYCRGTAYIVTGVTTSGHSIRRHNINRLGIPTYLWSAYCCIDFDHNAPFSERSKFPVFAAHGLNDREDNKVQEMTVQQLENFLKKVTYVDSSFQIFYDNCVALNSAMP